The Mytilus galloprovincialis chromosome 4, xbMytGall1.hap1.1, whole genome shotgun sequence genome contains a region encoding:
- the LOC143073235 gene encoding uncharacterized protein LOC143073235, whose translation MLLDFLNLTFQKESKHLTVKLQSGGKQLNCTFSNKSDDEKIKWIFCAYNAIYDILHSIKDKYGLSIETADTIMTYITRILCDFKLYIMQLQNTDDDIVKLLPGCPSRKCKEKELKMLEMLRSLRDAMNIVGSIKKSVRQVFEVDEMKEDILESTVQNVIQTTVQSITQVSTNSVISTTDKSILENVTDTSLKGANATTVNNVSKRKAHRPNRKNKKKRKNRKCRNRKGKHTRKCKKRNRNRRKNKKGKRQNRKPNRRNGRKKLKNKKKNKNHSTRKDKRRNKTRH comes from the exons ATGCTACTTGATTTCCTcaatttaacatttcaaaaagaG tcgAAGCATCTGACAGTGAAATTGCAAAGCGGTGGAAAACAACTAAATTgtacattttcaaataaaagcGACGACGAAAAG ATTAAATGGATATTTTGTGCATACAATGCAATTTATGACATACTGCATAGTATCAAAGACAAATATGGATTAAGTATTGAAACTGCTGACACAATTATGACTTATATTACAAGGATTTTGTGCGACTTTAAGTTATATATAATGCAGCTTCAGAATACAGACGATGATATAGTTAAACTTTTACCGGGATGTCCAAGTAGgaaatgtaaagaaaaagaacTTAAAATGCTGGAAATGTTACGGTCATTGAGAGATGCAATGAATATAGTCGGAAGCATAAAAAAAAGTGTTCGACAAGTTTTTGAAGTTGATGAAATGAAGGAAGATATTTTAGAATCAACTGTACAAAACGTTATTCAAACAACAGTGCAAAGTATCACACAAGTATCTACAAATTCTGTAATTTCTACTACTGACAAAAGCATATTAGAAAATGTGACTGATACTTCATTAAAGGGCGCGAATGCAACTACAGTGAACAATGTAAGCAAAAGGAAAGCACATCGACCTaatagaaaaaataagaaaaagcgAAAAAATCGAAAATGTAGGAACAGAAAAGGAAAACACACACGCAAATGTAAAAAGCGTAACCGAAATAGGAGgaaaaataaaaaaggcaaaagacaaaacagaaaacCTAATCGAAGAAATGGAAGAAAGAAGttgaaaaataagaagaaaaataaaaaccatTCAACTAGGAAAGATAAAAGAAGAAACAAAACAAGGCATTGA